From the genome of Desulfobaculum xiamenense, one region includes:
- a CDS encoding glycosyltransferase yields the protein MNIVFVNATRRFGGVKAWTLDLASRLNAMGHTTTIFCRRGPFLDKAREAGLDARHFVFGFDYNPLSIWRFMRFFRQNATDVVVVNIGKDLRTAGVAARLAGIPVVHRVGLPGDMRDTPKVRNTHRFIGPRVLVPCEDMRRRLASGMSFLRESEITVIPTGKVPAPEAPSVVRKPRQLAVTSQLNPDKGHADLLQALKILRDKGHAFHLHIAGTGSEERNLKRLAESLGIADCVTWHGFVRDVRRVLRQADIFVLPSTSEGLPNTLLEAMAEGLVPVARRVGGIPEAWPNDIHPLDSTLLDPAPGPENLVRGLEAVLALDNEYMFDLRTRVWEWFSREHSLDRRAEQFLEFMKEVAGR from the coding sequence ATGAACATCGTATTCGTCAACGCCACCCGGCGTTTCGGCGGCGTCAAGGCCTGGACTCTCGACCTTGCCTCGCGCCTCAACGCCATGGGTCATACGACAACAATATTCTGCCGCAGAGGCCCCTTTCTGGACAAGGCACGCGAAGCCGGGCTCGACGCCCGACACTTCGTGTTCGGATTCGACTACAACCCGCTTTCCATCTGGCGCTTCATGCGCTTCTTCCGGCAAAACGCCACGGATGTCGTGGTTGTGAACATCGGCAAGGATCTGCGCACCGCAGGCGTGGCCGCACGGCTGGCGGGCATTCCCGTGGTACACCGCGTGGGCCTGCCCGGCGACATGCGCGACACACCAAAGGTGCGAAACACCCACCGGTTCATCGGTCCGCGCGTGCTCGTGCCCTGTGAGGACATGCGCAGACGCCTCGCCTCGGGCATGTCCTTCCTGCGCGAGAGCGAAATCACCGTCATCCCCACCGGAAAGGTCCCCGCGCCAGAAGCGCCCTCCGTGGTGCGCAAGCCGCGTCAACTGGCCGTCACCAGCCAGCTCAATCCCGACAAGGGACACGCGGACCTCCTGCAGGCGCTGAAAATCCTGCGCGACAAGGGCCACGCATTTCATCTCCACATCGCGGGAACCGGCAGTGAGGAACGCAACCTCAAGCGCCTTGCCGAGTCTCTCGGCATCGCGGACTGCGTGACGTGGCACGGTTTCGTGCGCGACGTGCGCCGCGTGCTGCGTCAGGCGGACATCTTCGTCCTGCCCTCGACCTCCGAAGGCCTGCCCAACACCCTGCTCGAAGCCATGGCCGAAGGTCTCGTCCCGGTGGCGCGCAGGGTCGGCGGCATCCCCGAGGCATGGCCAAACGACATCCATCCGCTGGACTCGACGCTCCTCGACCCCGCACCGGGGCCGGAAAACCTCGTTCGCGGCCTTGAAGCCGTGCTCGCGCTCGACAACGAATACATGTTCGACCTGCGCACCCGCGTCTGGGAATGGTTCAGCCGCGAGCACAGCCTCGACCGACGCGCCGAACAATTCCTCGAATTCATGAAAGAGGTCGCCGGACGATGA
- a CDS encoding DMT family transporter, translated as MHRQKIAYCYGLATVLLWSTVASAFKISLRHLDHLQLLFLASLFSTATLLSLLAASGGLGTLQAFTWRQWMTSALYGAMNPFLYYVILFKAYALLPAQEAQPLNYTWAVTLALLSVPLLGQRLGLKDFAAILVSYAGVLVISTHGRLDGLAFSNPQGVALALGSTVIWALYWILNTRDTRPPVAGLAANFLFGTCYVTIATIAFSTPVVTDIRGIAAAAYVGVFEMGVTFVLWLKALKLSDSTAKIGNLIFISPFLSLVFIHFLVGEDILPSTISGLGFIMAGIALSQWTPKGTRKR; from the coding sequence ATGCACCGGCAGAAGATTGCCTACTGCTACGGACTGGCCACGGTGCTCTTGTGGAGCACCGTGGCCTCCGCTTTCAAAATATCGCTTCGCCATCTGGACCATCTCCAGCTCCTGTTCCTCGCCAGCCTATTCTCCACGGCCACGCTCCTAAGCCTCCTGGCTGCCTCGGGCGGGCTGGGTACGCTCCAAGCCTTCACATGGCGGCAGTGGATGACCTCCGCGCTCTACGGGGCCATGAATCCCTTCCTGTACTACGTCATCCTGTTCAAGGCCTACGCCCTGCTCCCGGCGCAGGAGGCCCAGCCGCTCAACTACACCTGGGCCGTCACGCTGGCGCTCCTGTCCGTGCCGCTTCTGGGCCAGCGCCTCGGGCTGAAGGACTTCGCCGCCATTCTCGTCAGCTATGCGGGCGTGCTCGTCATCTCGACCCACGGCAGACTGGACGGCCTCGCCTTCTCCAACCCGCAAGGCGTGGCGCTGGCGCTGGGAAGCACCGTAATCTGGGCACTGTACTGGATACTCAACACGCGGGACACGCGCCCCCCGGTGGCGGGGCTAGCGGCCAACTTCCTGTTCGGCACCTGCTATGTGACCATCGCCACCATCGCCTTCAGCACTCCCGTCGTCACCGACATCCGCGGCATCGCCGCCGCGGCCTACGTGGGCGTCTTCGAGATGGGCGTCACCTTCGTGCTGTGGCTCAAGGCGCTCAAGCTCTCGGACTCCACGGCGAAGATCGGCAATCTCATCTTCATCTCGCCCTTTCTTTCGCTCGTGTTCATCCACTTTCTCGTGGGAGAGGACATCCTTCCATCGACAATTTCCGGGCTGGGGTTCATCATGGCGGGCATCGCCCTCTCACAATGGACACCCAAGGGAACGCGCAAGCGCTAA
- a CDS encoding TIGR00730 family Rossman fold protein, which yields MTDHRQFLIDELSMRESWRLFRIMAEIVDGFDTMSEIKNGVSIFGSARVKPGDAIYTETEELAGKLAREGYSIISGGGPGLMEAANKGAKEAGGVSVGLHIELPMEQDPNPFCTTRVDFRYFFVRKLMFIKYATAYVAMPGGFGTLDELSEALVLIQTQRIKRFPIVLYKSDYWNGLFDWFKGSLIAGGFAKEKDLDLMTICDTPDEVVSFIRQHVVI from the coding sequence GTGACCGATCACAGACAATTTCTCATCGACGAACTTTCCATGCGCGAATCGTGGCGCCTGTTCCGCATTATGGCCGAGATCGTGGACGGCTTCGACACAATGAGCGAAATCAAAAACGGCGTTTCCATCTTCGGCTCGGCACGCGTGAAGCCCGGCGATGCCATCTACACCGAAACCGAAGAACTCGCCGGCAAGCTCGCCCGCGAAGGATACAGCATCATCTCCGGCGGCGGTCCCGGCCTCATGGAAGCCGCCAACAAGGGCGCGAAAGAAGCAGGCGGCGTTTCCGTGGGTCTGCATATCGAACTCCCCATGGAGCAGGACCCGAACCCCTTCTGCACCACACGCGTCGACTTCCGCTATTTCTTCGTGCGCAAGCTCATGTTCATCAAATACGCCACGGCCTACGTGGCCATGCCCGGCGGATTCGGAACGCTGGACGAGCTTTCCGAGGCGCTGGTGCTCATTCAAACCCAGCGCATCAAGCGTTTCCCCATCGTACTCTACAAGTCCGACTACTGGAACGGACTCTTCGACTGGTTCAAGGGGAGCCTCATCGCAGGCGGCTTCGCCAAGGAGAAGGATCTGGACCTCATGACCATCTGCGATACCCCGGACGAGGTGGTGAGCTTCATCCGCCAACACGTCGTCATCTAG
- a CDS encoding MBL fold metallo-hydrolase RNA specificity domain-containing protein: MKIQFLGAAQTVTGSCHMMETGGHRFAVDCGMHQGNTEIEKRNQSVEHYRPRDIEFFLITHAHIDHSGLLPKMAREGFSGRIYCTPPTRDLLEIMLRDSAHIQEMEAEWKSRKYSRRGNKTEEPLYGMADAEKVIGLLETVEYDVPFHPFPELSVRYKDAGHILGSSFIELCVTEEGGEFKAVFSGDLGRPDQLLMSDPSIIQDAHYLFLESTYGDRNHKDEGASRDELAAAIEWSHRHGEKVIIPAFAVERTQEVLYTLHLLEKEGRLPADMPVYVDSPMAIRATEVFRKYADYFDEETRAIYEAGEDPLSLRNLRFTSDTQQSMAINQSSGSAIVISASGMCNAGRIKHHLRHNLWRPGASVVFVGFQGKGTPGRKIVDGAKKIRILGEEIAVKAKVFTIGGFSAHAGQSQILEWLEHFRTQDMKVFLVHGENSAQHTLAELITQRFGLEVHIPDYLEECSMVAGRPLEYSRDEERARPAINWDYLLAEAEAKLADVRARTDVIRDKPWVDQTELRDRLLAINKELIEFVSEV; encoded by the coding sequence ATGAAGATCCAGTTTCTCGGAGCCGCGCAGACCGTCACAGGCTCCTGTCACATGATGGAGACCGGAGGTCACCGTTTCGCCGTGGATTGCGGCATGCATCAGGGCAATACGGAGATCGAGAAAAGAAATCAGTCCGTGGAGCACTACCGCCCGCGCGACATCGAGTTCTTCCTCATCACCCATGCGCATATCGACCATTCCGGCCTGTTGCCGAAGATGGCCCGGGAGGGCTTCTCCGGCAGGATATACTGCACGCCGCCCACGCGGGACCTGCTTGAGATCATGCTGCGCGACAGCGCGCACATTCAGGAAATGGAAGCCGAGTGGAAAAGCCGCAAGTACAGCCGCCGCGGCAACAAGACCGAGGAGCCGCTTTACGGCATGGCCGACGCCGAGAAGGTCATCGGACTTCTCGAAACCGTCGAGTACGACGTCCCGTTCCATCCCTTCCCCGAACTCTCCGTGCGCTACAAGGATGCCGGGCACATCCTCGGCTCCTCGTTCATCGAACTGTGTGTCACCGAGGAGGGCGGCGAGTTCAAGGCCGTGTTTTCCGGCGACCTTGGCCGTCCGGACCAGTTGCTCATGAGCGATCCCTCCATCATTCAGGACGCGCATTATCTTTTCCTCGAATCCACATACGGCGACCGCAACCACAAGGACGAGGGCGCAAGCCGCGACGAACTGGCCGCCGCCATCGAGTGGAGCCACCGCCACGGCGAGAAGGTCATCATTCCCGCCTTTGCCGTGGAGCGCACGCAGGAGGTGCTCTACACCCTGCATCTGCTGGAGAAGGAAGGTCGCCTGCCCGCCGACATGCCCGTCTATGTGGATAGCCCCATGGCTATCAGGGCCACGGAGGTCTTCCGCAAGTATGCCGACTACTTCGATGAGGAAACCCGCGCCATCTACGAGGCTGGCGAGGACCCGCTCTCGCTTCGCAATCTGCGCTTCACCTCGGACACGCAGCAGTCCATGGCCATCAACCAGTCCTCTGGCTCGGCCATCGTCATTTCCGCCAGCGGCATGTGCAACGCGGGGCGCATCAAGCACCATCTGCGGCACAATTTGTGGCGTCCGGGGGCCAGCGTGGTCTTCGTGGGATTTCAGGGCAAGGGTACCCCGGGGCGTAAAATCGTTGACGGCGCGAAAAAGATTCGTATCCTCGGCGAGGAAATCGCCGTGAAGGCGAAAGTGTTCACCATCGGCGGCTTTTCGGCGCATGCCGGACAGAGCCAGATACTCGAATGGCTGGAGCACTTCCGCACGCAGGACATGAAGGTGTTTCTGGTACACGGTGAAAACAGCGCCCAGCATACCCTTGCCGAGCTCATCACGCAGCGTTTCGGCCTTGAGGTGCACATTCCGGATTATCTGGAGGAGTGCTCCATGGTTGCCGGGCGTCCGCTGGAATACTCGCGGGACGAGGAACGCGCCCGTCCTGCCATCAACTGGGACTACCTGCTCGCCGAAGCCGAGGCCAAGCTGGCCGACGTTCGCGCGCGCACGGATGTCATCCGGGACAAGCCCTGGGTGGACCAGACCGAACTGCGCGACAGATTGCTCGCCATCAACAAGGAACTCATCGAGTTCGTTTCGGAAGTGTAG
- the rsmD gene encoding 16S rRNA (guanine(966)-N(2))-methyltransferase RsmD translates to MRIISGEFGGRSIRSVEGPGYRPATAKVRGAIFSMLEARGIEWERLRVLDLFAGSGSLTIEALSRGARQALFIEKSRKAANCIADNLKELGVDGRRARVLAKDLFTVLPTAPDVPYDLVFIDPPYGKDLLAPALELALRHGWLADDGYVLAEVEAGLGIDPEAVNPRLETVTDRLYGQTRIIVWKKRNVK, encoded by the coding sequence ATGAGAATCATCAGTGGTGAATTCGGAGGGCGCTCCATTCGCTCCGTGGAGGGGCCGGGCTATCGCCCGGCCACTGCCAAGGTCCGGGGCGCCATCTTTTCCATGCTTGAGGCGCGGGGTATCGAATGGGAACGGCTCCGCGTCCTCGATCTCTTTGCCGGAAGCGGAAGTCTGACCATCGAGGCTCTGTCGCGCGGGGCGCGGCAGGCGCTGTTCATCGAGAAGAGCCGCAAGGCCGCGAACTGCATCGCGGACAACCTGAAGGAACTTGGCGTGGATGGCAGGCGTGCGCGCGTGCTGGCCAAGGACCTCTTCACGGTGCTTCCCACCGCGCCGGACGTTCCCTACGACCTCGTGTTCATCGACCCGCCCTATGGCAAGGACCTGCTCGCTCCCGCACTGGAACTGGCGCTGCGTCACGGTTGGCTGGCGGACGACGGCTACGTGCTGGCCGAGGTGGAGGCCGGTCTCGGCATCGACCCCGAGGCAGTCAATCCCCGACTCGAGACGGTTACGGACCGACTCTACGGACAGACCAGGATAATCGTATGGAAGAAAAGAAACGTGAAGTGA
- the coaD gene encoding pantetheine-phosphate adenylyltransferase, translating into MEEKKREVIAVYPGTFDPLTNGHVSLVKRGLTIFDRVVVAVAQDTGKNSLFSFDERVEMARTVFADTPRVDVEGFTGLLVNYVMRRGASVILRGLRAVSDFEYEFQMALMNRRLARTIQTVFLMTDYKWMYISSSIIRQAASLDGNIQGLVPNLIVPRVYAKFAQLERERRESEE; encoded by the coding sequence ATGGAAGAAAAGAAACGTGAAGTGATTGCCGTCTACCCCGGCACCTTCGATCCGCTGACCAACGGTCACGTGAGTCTCGTTAAGCGCGGGCTGACCATCTTCGATAGGGTCGTTGTGGCCGTGGCGCAGGATACGGGCAAGAACTCGCTCTTCTCCTTCGACGAGCGGGTGGAGATGGCGCGCACCGTGTTTGCCGATACGCCACGGGTCGACGTGGAGGGCTTCACCGGTCTTCTGGTCAACTACGTCATGCGGCGGGGAGCCTCGGTCATCCTGCGCGGCCTTCGCGCGGTGAGCGATTTCGAGTACGAGTTCCAGATGGCGCTCATGAATCGCCGTCTGGCCCGCACCATCCAGACCGTGTTCCTTATGACCGACTACAAGTGGATGTACATCAGTTCGTCCATCATCCGGCAGGCCGCGTCCCTTGATGGCAACATTCAGGGGCTGGTGCCGAACCTCATCGTTCCGCGCGTCTATGCGAAGTTCGCCCAGTTGGAGCGTGAACGCAGGGAATCCGAAGAGTAG
- the miaA gene encoding tRNA (adenosine(37)-N6)-dimethylallyltransferase MiaA, translating into MSTPILCIPGPTGAGKTSAAIALALALGGEVVNFDSRQVYEDFPIITAQPSAEERAQCPHLLYGFLSTDAKMSASAYADMALATIAEVRSRGHLPILVGGTGLYLGALLRPLADVPPIPEDIRERIREACEVRGPNPLHAELRRVDPVLAERLHPNDRQRIMRGLEVFEATGRPLSLWQADTAAARDFKCLKLGVGMPLPELTPFLYRRIDLMLEAGAIEEARCAMGRNDDPKAPGWSGIGCAELLAHLHGEIDLEEAKALWGRNTRAYAKRQLTWFNADPQIRWFRPGEHEAMIHAASEFFGA; encoded by the coding sequence ATGTCCACACCCATTTTGTGCATTCCCGGCCCAACCGGCGCGGGCAAGACGAGTGCGGCCATCGCCCTTGCGCTGGCGCTTGGCGGCGAGGTCGTCAACTTCGATTCCCGTCAGGTCTACGAGGATTTTCCCATCATCACGGCGCAGCCCTCGGCCGAGGAGCGCGCGCAGTGTCCGCATCTGCTGTACGGATTCCTGTCCACGGATGCCAAGATGAGCGCGTCCGCCTATGCGGACATGGCGCTAGCGACCATTGCCGAGGTCCGCTCCCGTGGGCATCTGCCCATTCTCGTCGGTGGGACGGGGCTGTATCTCGGTGCGCTCTTGCGGCCGCTGGCCGATGTGCCGCCCATCCCGGAGGACATTCGCGAGCGTATTCGCGAGGCCTGCGAGGTGCGCGGTCCCAATCCGCTGCATGCCGAGTTGCGCAGGGTCGATCCTGTGCTGGCCGAGCGCCTGCACCCCAACGACCGCCAGCGCATCATGCGTGGGCTGGAGGTCTTCGAGGCCACGGGCAGGCCGCTTTCGCTGTGGCAGGCCGATACGGCCGCCGCGCGTGATTTCAAGTGCCTCAAGCTCGGTGTGGGCATGCCGCTTCCCGAGTTGACGCCCTTCCTGTATCGGCGCATCGACCTCATGCTGGAGGCCGGGGCCATCGAGGAGGCGCGCTGCGCCATGGGGCGCAACGACGATCCCAAGGCTCCGGGTTGGTCCGGCATTGGCTGTGCGGAGCTGCTGGCTCATCTGCATGGCGAGATAGACCTCGAAGAGGCCAAGGCGCTGTGGGGCCGCAATACCCGCGCCTATGCGAAGCGCCAGTTGACGTGGTTCAACGCGGACCCGCAGATACGATGGTTCCGCCCCGGCGAACACGAGGCGATGATCCACGCCGCGTCGGAGTTCTTCGGCGCGTGA
- a CDS encoding SixA phosphatase family protein, whose product MMLLYLMQHGASLPSEAAPEEPLSPMGLEQVEKSAAATARMAITFDAIIASPKLRSRETAELMARATGFPVSEIRTATEVKAMTPAHQTLELLDALADAQSVLVAGHMPNLARLASLLLTGDDRPRVAVHNAGLMCIEIPGPRSRRGTLAFSLTPQQLVLIAGNRRVFDSGSLG is encoded by the coding sequence ATGATGCTTCTCTATCTCATGCAACACGGAGCCAGCCTGCCAAGCGAGGCCGCGCCCGAGGAACCGCTCAGTCCCATGGGCCTTGAGCAGGTGGAAAAGAGCGCGGCGGCCACGGCCCGCATGGCCATCACCTTCGACGCCATCATCGCCAGCCCCAAACTCCGCTCCCGCGAAACAGCCGAACTGATGGCCCGTGCCACGGGCTTTCCCGTGTCCGAGATTCGAACCGCGACGGAAGTCAAGGCCATGACGCCCGCCCACCAGACGCTCGAACTGCTGGACGCCCTCGCCGACGCGCAATCCGTGCTCGTGGCCGGACACATGCCCAACCTCGCCAGACTGGCCAGCCTGCTCCTCACCGGAGACGACCGCCCCCGCGTGGCCGTGCACAACGCAGGCCTCATGTGCATCGAAATTCCCGGCCCGCGCTCGCGCAGGGGCACCCTCGCCTTCAGCCTCACACCGCAGCAGCTCGTGCTCATCGCGGGCAACCGCAGGGTCTTCGACAGCGGCTCCCTCGGCTGA
- a CDS encoding N-acetylmuramoyl-L-alanine amidase, translated as MRDDRRRVLRGLAVAGMWAFSRPIAASWGASSVPTPLDMGLRAQDALESGDVVAAVDILEQAVRAAPNEPWLWGLLGRAHMAGDDFARAGQAFRRALTLEPTDTYSRMMLDMLSQRPAGVQGDMPGTPGDAPLSELELRAQAERREFLESSRTHEGTGRGAFRVNRIMLDPGHGGFDSGAVGPGGLKEKDVALDVALRIRSIMMHDASGPEVLLTRSADHFLPLSARTAAANRVGADIFVSLHVNAGERRGARGVETYSCSEAASGREAARLALYENSVVRFEEEDGPRRFLELEDILFRFERRRYWAVSAAAASRMQMTLAEALPWPDRGTHSADFFVLRKVRMPALLLETGFISNPDEERLLRDSAVRQRIAQAVADGLFAMHGSGIGA; from the coding sequence ATGCGCGACGATAGACGCAGGGTGCTGCGCGGGCTGGCCGTAGCGGGCATGTGGGCATTTTCGCGTCCGATTGCCGCCTCGTGGGGCGCTTCGTCTGTGCCGACACCGCTCGATATGGGGCTTCGTGCGCAGGATGCGCTGGAGTCCGGAGACGTAGTGGCCGCCGTGGACATCCTCGAACAGGCCGTTCGCGCCGCGCCGAACGAGCCGTGGCTGTGGGGACTTCTGGGCCGGGCGCACATGGCGGGTGATGACTTCGCGAGGGCAGGGCAGGCTTTTCGCCGTGCGCTGACCCTTGAGCCGACGGACACCTACTCCCGGATGATGCTCGATATGCTCTCGCAGCGGCCTGCCGGTGTACAGGGCGATATGCCGGGCACGCCGGGCGACGCCCCGCTATCGGAACTGGAGCTGCGGGCGCAGGCCGAGCGTCGCGAATTCCTCGAATCGTCGCGAACGCATGAGGGCACGGGGCGCGGCGCGTTCCGCGTGAATCGCATCATGCTTGATCCCGGACACGGCGGCTTCGATTCCGGGGCTGTCGGTCCCGGTGGGCTGAAGGAAAAGGATGTTGCTTTGGATGTGGCCCTGCGCATTCGCTCCATCATGATGCATGACGCTTCCGGCCCCGAGGTGCTTCTGACGCGTTCGGCCGATCATTTTCTGCCGCTTTCGGCACGGACCGCCGCCGCCAATCGGGTTGGCGCGGATATCTTCGTGTCGTTGCACGTCAACGCGGGTGAGCGCCGTGGGGCACGGGGCGTGGAAACCTATTCCTGTTCGGAGGCGGCGTCCGGGCGCGAGGCCGCGCGGCTTGCCCTGTACGAGAATTCCGTGGTGCGTTTCGAGGAGGAGGACGGGCCGCGTCGATTTCTCGAACTGGAGGACATCCTGTTTCGCTTCGAACGGCGGCGGTATTGGGCCGTGAGCGCCGCCGCCGCGTCCCGCATGCAAATGACGCTCGCCGAGGCGCTACCGTGGCCGGACCGTGGGACGCACAGCGCGGATTTTTTCGTGCTGCGCAAGGTGCGTATGCCTGCGCTGCTGCTGGAGACGGGGTTCATTTCCAACCCGGACGAGGAACGACTGCTGCGGGACTCCGCCGTACGTCAGCGCATTGCGCAGGCCGTGGCCGATGGTCTGTTTGCCATGCATGGCTCGGGGATAGGGGCATGA
- a CDS encoding tetratricopeptide repeat protein, translated as MSVWRFVWCAAGALGAVLLACVVSLHGASAADGVDPLVFSGSDALYHGELERAEKLFSQAAQHNVGDVFVLNQWAVAVARQERFAEAGELFARVLRSDPDNLFALTWTGILALERGDARAGEVAFAQVLTADPGNANALYLLGVVRAAANDMPRAVDLLRRSAQAVRLRGGDPDLHYRLGLAYRRMGMPANAELELERAVELRPDYGLALVELGWVRHAAGRGDAAMEAWMRAANLPGPAGEEARASMAAIVAQDAQRAAAEGNFQRADGLWREVLRWEPNNRAALHHLR; from the coding sequence ATGAGCGTGTGGCGTTTCGTTTGGTGCGCGGCGGGGGCGCTTGGCGCAGTCCTGCTGGCGTGTGTCGTATCCCTTCATGGGGCGAGCGCTGCGGACGGCGTCGATCCTCTTGTTTTTTCCGGTTCGGACGCGCTGTACCACGGCGAGCTGGAGCGGGCCGAGAAATTGTTTTCGCAGGCCGCGCAGCACAATGTTGGTGACGTCTTCGTGCTCAACCAGTGGGCGGTGGCTGTGGCGCGTCAGGAACGCTTCGCCGAGGCCGGGGAGCTTTTCGCCCGTGTGCTCCGGAGTGATCCGGACAATCTCTTCGCGTTGACGTGGACGGGCATCCTCGCCCTTGAGCGCGGTGACGCGCGGGCCGGAGAGGTCGCTTTCGCACAAGTGCTCACGGCGGACCCCGGCAACGCCAATGCGTTGTATCTGCTCGGCGTGGTGCGGGCGGCGGCCAACGACATGCCCCGCGCCGTGGACCTGTTGCGACGGTCCGCACAGGCCGTGCGCCTGCGGGGTGGCGATCCGGACCTGCATTACCGTCTCGGGTTGGCCTATCGTCGGATGGGCATGCCCGCCAACGCGGAACTGGAGCTTGAGCGGGCCGTGGAGCTGCGGCCCGATTACGGGCTGGCGCTTGTGGAACTGGGCTGGGTACGGCATGCGGCTGGGCGGGGTGACGCCGCCATGGAGGCTTGGATGCGCGCGGCGAATTTGCCCGGACCTGCCGGAGAGGAGGCGAGGGCGAGCATGGCTGCCATTGTGGCGCAGGACGCGCAGCGTGCGGCCGCCGAAGGGAATTTCCAAAGGGCCGACGGACTGTGGCGAGAGGTGCTGCGGTGGGAGCCGAACAATCGCGCGGCCTTGCACCACTTGCGTTGA
- a CDS encoding S-layer homology domain-containing protein, with product MHAVRSILVFVALGAVLVLAGCGGQGPRTPSGLLDSPAHHFNNGLRLLDEGDAAGAGAQFDLALQMEEEYPPALAGKGYVFALAGDFDEARDLIDDARDAADDDDLPTDVRMWPEIMDIRTLAAMRAAGALDRDDYMDEVAEILDRGLEIDALSPALHFWAGEAYVQALEFPEAERMFARVLQLDRGYMDRARERWRVVQDVNRAEPGTVVGKRVALVRAISRADLAALLVEELDVARFYSVTGQPRVEPFATPDQKRAKLALDTANAVTDIAGHPLRSDIDKVLNFGVKGLDLYPDRSFRPNDIVTRAEAAMVFEDVIVRATGRDRLATEFIGIKSTIADVRGDHPAFNAIMLCTTRGVMGTDLRSGAFRPLDGVSGVDALLAVQRLKRDLALF from the coding sequence ATGCACGCAGTCAGGTCGATTCTCGTTTTCGTTGCTCTTGGTGCGGTGCTCGTGCTGGCCGGTTGCGGCGGACAGGGACCGAGGACTCCGTCCGGGCTGCTTGATAGCCCGGCTCATCACTTCAACAACGGTCTGCGCCTTCTGGATGAGGGCGATGCCGCCGGTGCCGGTGCGCAGTTCGATCTGGCCTTGCAGATGGAGGAGGAATATCCCCCCGCGCTGGCCGGAAAGGGCTATGTATTCGCCCTCGCCGGGGACTTTGACGAGGCGCGCGACCTTATCGACGACGCCCGTGACGCCGCCGATGACGACGATCTGCCCACCGACGTCCGGATGTGGCCGGAGATCATGGACATCCGCACCCTCGCCGCCATGCGCGCGGCAGGAGCCCTTGACCGCGATGACTACATGGACGAGGTCGCGGAGATTCTCGACCGTGGTCTCGAAATCGACGCACTGTCCCCGGCGCTGCATTTCTGGGCTGGCGAGGCCTATGTGCAGGCGCTGGAATTTCCCGAGGCAGAGCGGATGTTCGCCCGTGTGCTCCAGCTCGATAGGGGCTACATGGACCGCGCGCGCGAGCGCTGGCGCGTGGTGCAGGACGTGAACCGCGCCGAGCCGGGGACCGTGGTAGGCAAGCGCGTGGCGCTGGTTCGTGCTATTTCCCGCGCCGATCTTGCGGCGCTGTTGGTGGAGGAGCTTGACGTGGCGCGTTTCTACAGCGTCACGGGGCAGCCGCGTGTCGAGCCGTTCGCCACTCCGGACCAGAAGCGCGCGAAGCTGGCCCTCGACACGGCCAACGCGGTGACGGACATCGCCGGACACCCGCTGCGCTCCGACATCGACAAGGTGCTTAATTTCGGGGTCAAGGGACTCGATCTCTACCCGGACCGCAGTTTCCGCCCCAATGACATCGTTACCCGCGCCGAGGCGGCCATGGTCTTCGAGGACGTCATCGTTCGGGCCACCGGGCGCGACAGGCTGGCCACGGAGTTCATCGGCATCAAGAGCACCATCGCCGACGTGCGCGGCGATCATCCCGCCTTTAATGCCATCATGCTGTGCACCACGCGCGGCGTGATGGGGACGGACCTTCGCTCCGGGGCGTTTAGGCCACTCGACGGCGTGTCCGGCGTGGATGCGCTGCTTGCCGTGCAGCGGCTCAAGCGTGATCTCGCGCTGTTCTAG